In Lotus japonicus ecotype B-129 chromosome 5, LjGifu_v1.2, one genomic interval encodes:
- the LOC130720125 gene encoding uncharacterized protein LOC130720125 — protein MAGKNKCYVVYKGRNAGIYTDWLDCQEQVVRFSGCAYEGFNGMEEAPAAWLKFSSGANEDNHMVPDEAQPVEGLAAAEAWIASGGPSSSNNISLAGLSLNDESMNDEWDEVEETGLEDCVVEFSLSALLGNVCEALELPPPVWGVVDTKHFVGVPHHRYTVAVTRGRLYRPMMMTGKYNIAHDNARDSAAKLILKILLNQTGKRVKDYNFHALDDMLSQLKVKEVQIEDYKLELEQKDNQMAKLVASSVKKDEHIAIMAEEIALLEHEVRTMKGILGRIQ, from the exons ATGGCTGGAAAGAACAAATGCTATGTTGTGTACAAAGGAAGAAATGCTGGTATTTACACCGACTGGCTTGACTGCCAAGAACAGGTAGTTCGTTTCAGTGGGTGTGCCTACGAAGGGTTCAACGGTATGGAGGAAGCACCAGCTGCGTGGTTAAAGTTTTCCTCTGGTGCAAATGAAGACAACCACATGGTTCCGGATGAGGCACAGCCGGTGGAAGGACTTGCAGCAGCTGAAGCGTGGATTGCCAGTGGTGGTCCAAGTTCAAGCAACAACATATCTCTGGCAGGTCTTTCATTGAACG ATGAAAGCATGAATGATGAGTGGGATGAGGTTGAAGAAACAGGCCTAGAAGACTGTGTGGTTGAGTTTAGCCTTTCAGCTCTACTTGGAAATGTTTGTGAGGCCCTCGAGCTACCTCCCCCTGTGTGGGGAGTGGTAGACACCAAACACTTCGTAGGTGTTCCGCACCACAGGTACACGGTTGCTGTGACGCGTGGAAGGTTATACAGGCCAATGATGATGACTGGAAAGTACAACATTGCACATGATAATGCTCGCGATAGTGCAGCCAAGCTCATCCTGAAAATACTGCTTAATCAGACAGGAAAACGGGTCAAAGACTACAACTTTCATGCATTGGATGACATGCTTAGCCAGTTGAAGGTGAAGGAAGTGCAAATTGAAGACTATAAACTTGAGTTGGAACAGAAGGATAACCAAATGGCAAAGTTGGTTGCTTCGTCCGTGAAGAAGGACGAACATATCGCGATAATGGCTGAAGAGATCGCGCTACTTGAGCACGAGGTGAGAACTATGAAGGGGATCCTGGGAAGAATTCAGTAG